The following proteins are encoded in a genomic region of Phragmites australis chromosome 9, lpPhrAust1.1, whole genome shotgun sequence:
- the LOC133928610 gene encoding probable serine/threonine-protein kinase PBL7, with protein sequence MSDGGGGGSGGDDYKREESVALLVIVSLAALSLLSLIAAFAYYCYITRKVSRRLHSLHLPKRSSSPPPPPPPPHSAVPPQGKESPSSNSASDGGAAPAVVVGGERGVQVFSYRQLHAATGGFGRAHMVGQGSFGAVYRGVLPDGRKVAVKLMDRPGKQGEEEFDMEVELLTRLRSPYLLGLIGHCSEGGHRLLVYEFMANGGLQEHLYPNRGSCGGISKLDWDTRMRIALEAAKGLEYLHERVNTPVIHRDFKSSNILLDKDFHARVSDFGLAKLGSDRAGGHVSTRVLGTQGYVAPEYALTGHLTTKSDVYSYGVVLLELLTGRVPVDMKRPPGEGVLVNWALPMLTDREKVVRILDPALEGQYSLKDAVQVAAIAAMCVQPEADYRPLMADVVQSLVPLVKNRSTQKACNPNVQAKPLD encoded by the exons ATGTctgacggcggcggtggcggcagcggcggcgacgaTTACAAGCGCGAGGAGTCGGTGGCCCTGCTGGTCATCGTCTCCCTCGCCGcgctctccctcctctccctcatcGCCGCCTTCGCCTACTACTGCTACATCACCCGCAAGGTCTCCCGCCGCCTGCACTCGCTCCACCTCCCCAAgcgctcctcctcccctccccctcccccgccgccgccgcactccGCGGTACCACCGCAGGGGAAGGAGAGCCCGTCCAGCAATTCCGCCAGCGACGGCGGGGCAGCCCCGGCGGTGGTAGTCGGCGGGGAGAGGGGCGTCCAGGTGTTCAGCTACAGGCAGCTCCACGCGGCGACGGGCGGGTTCGGGCGGGCGCACATGGTGGGGCAGGGCAGCTTCGGGGCCGTGTACCGCGGGGTGCTCCCCGACGGGAGGAAGGTCGCGGTCAAGCTCATGGACCGCCCCGGGAAGCAGGGCGAGGAGGAGTTCGACATggag GTCGAGCTGTTGACTAGGCTCCGATCACCTTATTTGTTGGGCCTGATTGGCCATTGTTCGGAGGGTGGACACCGGCTACTGGTGTATGAGTTCATGGCCAATGGGGGTCTCCAGGAGCATCTTTACCCAAACAGAG GTTCCTGTGGTGGGATCTCAAAATTGGACTGGGATACAAGAATGAGAATAGCACTTGAAGCAGCAAAAGGTTTGGAATATCTTCATGAGCGTGTTAATACACCTGTTATACACAGAGACTTCAAGAGCAGCAATATTCTCCTGGACAAGGACTTCCATGCAAGAGTTTCAGACTTTGGTCTAGCCAAGCTTGGATCTGATAGAGCTGGTGGTCATGTCTCAACTCGGGTTTTAGGAACGCAGGGCTATGTTGCACCAGA ATATGCATTGACTGGGCATTTGACTACCAAATCAGATGTGTACAGTTATGGTGTTGTGCTTTTGGAGTTGCTTACTGGAAGAGTACCAGTTGATATGAAGAGGCCTCCTGGAGAAGGTGTTTTAGTTAACTGG GCATTGCCTATGCTCACTGATCGAGAGAAAGTTGTGCGGATCTTGGATCCAGCATTGGAAGGCCAATATTCGCTGAAAGATGCTGTTCAAGTGGCCGCCATTGCTGCCATGTGTGTTCAACCAGAGGCTGACTACAGACCACTAATGGCTGATGTAGTCCAATCATTGGTTCCGCTTGTCAAAAACCGTTCTACTCAGAAAGCATGCAACCCTAACGTCCAAGCAAAGCCACTTGACTAG